A window of Opisthocomus hoazin isolate bOpiHoa1 chromosome 3, bOpiHoa1.hap1, whole genome shotgun sequence genomic DNA:
CCCCAACATAGACTGAGAAGAAGATGAAAAGGATGCTTTTGTCCTTGTCTTTACACTGAATATTTTGACTCttgtaaataattattttttcaagtaTAATGCATTTTTTATAGCAATAGTATTTTGAGCTGTTTTAGTTGACCAAATTATGTTACATTGCCTACCTAATCTTAATCAGAAGATAATTGATTATTCATTTACCTGATACCATATCCTTACAAAGTTCTGTAAACAAATACCTGCCTTatgaaaatgaatttaaatttttcttttaagaccCAGGCACCGCTTTGGGGCAATCAACAACATAACATGAGTAGCACCAGGCACCAATCTCTGTTCTTTGCCAGTCTGCCGGAGCTACAAAAACTCTGTGCCACTACAGTAACACTGAGTTCTCAGATACCGGAAAATGAGACAAGGAGTACACAGATAAAGATTTGCAGGTAAAGAATTCTGAGGATTATTATTTTCAGAAGCTGTTGGTAGTTGTTATTCAAAGATTTTATTAGCAGTACTAGAATTAACTGTAATAAAATCAGCAAATTTCTTATCAGCAGGAAACAGTATTGAATTGttcaaaatagcatttttttcttggtggaggttttgctgattataggggggaaaaaaaacacatagcCATTATGTTTTAAATGTTATCAGGTAAAGCTGACAAGGCCATCTACTTCAAATTAGTAAATAGTTAGAATCAATCTGTGTTCACATGCAAGGTTGGAATGCTTTAGGTACTTCTTTTGAGCTTtatattattattagtattacttTATGTACGTCAAAACTGAGTGAAAAGAACACTTAGAAAGCATGTCTATGCGTCTTAGTGTTCACCAAGAATTCCCTTGAttaggaaagggaagaaatgagAAATTCTGCCAAAAGGAACACTTTCAGAGAGTTCTGTTCATGTGCCAAAGGCCTGTAGTCTTTGTCTTAGACCACTGTGGGTGGGTTAAGAGTGAATAACTTGGACTAGTCCAATATATTATACAGAACCACTGGAAACTGATTAGAATTGGAATGTATTATCTTTGCAGAAGGtgaggaaaataaatttaagCTGAGAAAATCAAGTATGGAAAAttattcttgaattttttttctaactttttttttaaagacagttatTATTCCTGCATCAAGACATCCTTTCTGCACCTGTTATTGGAACACTAAATCAAATTTCAGTTGTAATGGCGGTCAGTATCACTGAGTAAATAAGTGTATGTAGTTACATACTGTTGTGGATGAGTGGAATGCACCTCACTTAAAAGAGAGAAGCGGCAATATATTTTATTgaggtaaaataataatttgaCAGAGTTCAACACGTTCAGTGGCAAGGTTCATTGTAGTAATTACTGCATGGAAGAAACACACAAAGGAAAGTTGAGTTAGAATGACTCATACAGAGACCAGAGGCACAAAAAGTGCAGAGGACCCTCACGTTGAGTCCCgaggttcagagtggacccccttgctttctaatctCATTTttggagcctaggtgcagctggatctgaTCTTGGTCTCAGACTTGGTCAATGATCCATGTCGAATGGAATTATCCATACAACGTTTATAGTATCTGAATAACTACATCGATTAGTAATGCTTCACTGCATTAATTCAGCATGCTGTCAGTCACTTACCAAGGATTTGTTGTGGGTAAGGGGTCTCTCCGCCTTGGGTAAGGAAGGATCTCTTGGTCTCAGATAAGGAATCCCTAACCTTGAGAGGCATCCCTGCTCAAGGGGAGAGTCACCTGGCGTGCAGTCCAGCTGCCTTTCAGGGAGAGCTCAGATTGGGCCCATCCTGATTTTAATATTTATAGGGTGAAGTAGTTGGCTGCTAGTCAGTAGTACAGACAAGACAGATGTCTTTGATTTAGCTCTGATATCTTGTTCTATACTTTGGTTATCTTGTAGTTTGGGGTTTCAGAACcacctttcaaaatatttttcaagacacCTTCACTCCGTTGTACATGAGCCAGGGGCTTTCTGTCTCACAAATTCACCCTATGGACATGAAGCGTGTTGCTTCTTGCACAGCCTGATACAAAGCACAGCTAGGAGTCAAGTGTATCCGTCACACACGCATGCGTGTTTCTCTAAGAAGTCTTTTGTCTGAGGATCAAGGAGAAGTAAAATTATGTCATTTAAAGCaaacttttatttttgtgcaTTAGTAATGTAGATGGCAGCTTACATCTTCTACTCTTTTGATGAAATGGCCTTTTCAGATGGTGAACATTTTGTGGAACAGAATGGACTCAACTGGTAAAATGCCACCCAATTCCCAGTGAGAGCAACAGGGGCAGAGTTCTGCAATTTTGTTTTGGGCAGTCTTTTGCTTACGTGTTAATGTATCTTTAGCTGGAAATGAGATTATGCTATGACAAATGCCCAAACTAATTTTAGTTATCATTCTCCTTTAAAATATAGGATATGATGTTTGCTGTAACTATTCCCTATTACGTTTTCTGTAAGCAAAGTCACTGAGGGACTTCGCAAATTTAATTTGCAATTTGCTAAAACACCCCTtaatttcagatgcttttttttttttttaatgtttagatACCATTTTACAAATCAGGAATATGTCAAGCCTACGTAGAGAAACACGGAGCTACCGTAAGTGCTGAAAGATGTGACAGTTCGTGAGATGGTTACGCTTGTCTACAATTGCTGTTGCCAGAGATAAGTATTTTTCATAGGGCATGTGATTTGCACTGCAGAAGCCACGTTTCAGGGTAAAAAAGTCTGTCCCATAGACAAAATGTCTCTTACGAATCTGGATATGGTAAGTGCACTTTGTCAGAGTCAAAAGTTTTAAGATGTTGCTGAGCAATTTCACTAGATATCTCTGCTGCAGCGGGATCGTGATCCTGCTCAAGGGCGTTGGGGTTTGACCTCGAGGCAACGACAGACCTGCCCTTCGGGCCAAAGACCTGCAGATCCCCTGCTGGTGTCACCCACTCTGCGTGTGTGCTGTAGGCTCCACGGGTCGGGGTGTTCAGACAGCTGAACTGTCTACCTGTTCACATTTTGGCTTTATCCAGCCTATATAGGATagtctcagaaaaacaaaacagaaacatagaGAAGAAATCGAACCCATGAGCTTAACAGCTGATACAGTTTTAGACCATTACGCATGTGCTTTACTATCTTCTAGTATGCAGTGTGTGTAGATTTTGTGAATGTATGTGTGGATGCACTAAAATTGCTGAGTCAAAAGGCTGATTGTAATCAAAGCCAGTACCTCTCGTGATTCGTTTGTACAGCCGGTGggtgtattttcctttcttccaagAAGACTAAATGCATATCTGGATTAGTAAGACATATACTGTTCAGATATGCTTACCTTACAAAACTGCTTTATGTTGGTATGTGTAACTGACCTGTCATCTTTAGATTTTCCAGCACCAGAAGATTAATAGTATGAAGTATATTTAATAACTGTGAGCTGCAAGCAAATCCTTGCAGGATCTCATTAGAAATATCCTCTCGGAGGTGTATtagtttttaacattttaaccTATTGtaattagtttatttttcttaactAGTGCTGACTGTCAGTAGAAAGCTATGCAGGACAGGCTATACAAGCAGTCAGGCAAGTGGTACTGCTGGGTGAACAAAGCTACATTTATGTATTATTGTGACTGCAAGAAAAAGTCTCTGGTCTTGAGTTTGACAGCAGAGTTTATATATGTAAATTTTTGATGTTGTGCCTATTGTCTGGGAAGAGATGCATATCTAGTAAAGTACTCCACACAGTTCAATTAATCTTAACCACAAGTGTATTATCAGCCCTGTGATAAACATTAAAGGAATTGTAGTGCACCTTATTTTGATAACACATGAAATCTAAATGCCTACATAAAAATTGTACTAACTTCCTCTTGTAGCTAAGTAGATGAAAAGTAAAGATGTGTAACATATACTAGGATTTGGCTCCACGATGCAGGAGCAATATCTTTGATTAAATTTTGACTGAAGCCTTTAAAACAACCTGTTAAATTATTgatgatgtatttttattttctcactgaTGTTATTAGCTGGAAGCACCACAAACAGTTAGTCCAGTCGTTCTCCAAACCTGTCTCTCCTACACACTGACAGCCAGACTTGCACCCAGATGGAACAAGGCTGGTCATCTCTTGGTGCAAGGTATTTCAGTCACCTGGGTCAGGGATCAAGCATTTAGTTTTCAGTTCTTTATTGTTGCATTTATTTTCCCTAATTTAACTTCCATAATTATTTCAGTTCTATCATTATTTCATTtgttatattaaattattttattcatttatcctgtggggtttttttttgtttgattgaaTTTTTATTATTCCTTTGTCCAAGTTCAGTTATTCAAGTTAGCAATCTGAATGGATGTATCAGTCActttttcatcttcctcttcatctTTGTAATAGATCAAATAATTAATTCAACCAAATACAGCATACTAGATTAATAATTCCTAAACCAAATATTGTTGGACAGTAAATGTcttcaaaaaattgttttttcagaTTCATGCTTTCATCAGGGGCACTTCTGCACATGGTTTGCATGCTTTTCTAATACAGACATGTTTCTCTGTCAGACCACCTCCTTCTACCAAGCTTTGCCTTTTTAGATGGCAGTTCCTTTGCCTGACATCTCTTTACTAACTCCTGTGCAGGATAAATGTGGATTACAAAAGAATGGAAAAACAGATGTGTTTCAGATACACTGGTGTGCTCTTACTAAGCTGAGCAATTGTATAGATCATTCCAAATATACATTGAGAAAACTGTATATGTTATTTTCTTATTTCCAGCCACAATATTAACAGTATCTTGTTTTCAGTATCTTCAAAATATATATCTCTTGAATGAAATCAGCTTATTCAGGAATAGCAGATAGAAGTAGAGGGCTAGATGGTAGCTGATATAGAACTGGTTTCAGTGAAAGACATTGACTAACAGCAATGGGACGCTCGTACATGCAGCTTGTCTAATCATATATGTTGCTAAAGCTGGGCAAAACTGATGAGAGGTGGTAAAATAAGTAGTAACACTATACAGATTTGCTTTTGAACCTGATAAATTTATTAACTGTTAGTCAATTTAAAATAGTTGTGTGTATAAATTCcttactgggaggaaaaaactgtaaaaattGCTGTCCGCTAATATACTTTCAtgtatctttcttttttcatgtaaGATTTAAATGAATCAGTGAAAAGTTAATTGATAGAGGGGTTTTTCCTCTCCTTAAAAGGAACAAACCTTTCAGCATTCATGACACATACAAGCGAAACTGTGtgatttctccttctttttttgcATTAAGACATTAGGCATATGGTTTTGAAAATACCATCtgtctattttatttattaaggAGAAGATTTTTTGTCTCACTCAGGAAGGCAAAATGCTGTTGGTAAGTACAATATTCTGTTAATGATAAACTTGTGAGAGCAGGGTATAGTTATGTGCTTTCATACTGCCATGATCTTGGTATTACCAACACAATGCCTTTTTGCTTGTCATTCTGAAATAACCTTAGTCAAAATACACTTGGTGGCAGACAGTGTAGTCAAAAATTGTCAGCTCAGCTGCACCTTTGAAAAATTACCCCtgaaaaaggtaatttttccACTATTAATCTACAGCTACAGATTGAAATTTACTATTTAAAAGTTATGATTATTACAGTTAAATGGATTTGCCTCACGTGATAAGTCTTGCAAGTGATATGAAAGTTCTGTAATAATAGTTAGGAAAATGAGCTAAACTGACTGTCCTGTATGTACTACGTTTGCTGTTCCTAAAAGTTAAGTCACAAAGCATACTGCTTAGCTATTGCAGAAATtacaaagtaatatttttattccaGTATAAAAATTAAAGATTGTATTTGGGGATATTGTTGCTTAAATTTGCAACAAGGATGTGTGTTGAGCAACATAATATGTTCAGTCCCTGTGCtataggttgctcagagctgggTGAGTCTTctggagatcatagaatcatagaatcattaagattggaatagacctctaagatcataggtctcccctcagcctcctcttctccaggctaaacagccccagttccctcagccactcctcataacacttgttccctagacccctcaccagcctcgttgctcttctctggacacgctccagcacctcaatgtccttcttgtagcgaggggctcaaaactgaacacagtactcgaggtgcagcctcatcagtgctgagtacaggggcacaatcgcTTGCCTTGCTCATATAGTCTTTCCTATTGACTGCTTCTGGATGCATAATACTGGGCTAGATGATTCAGTACAGCAAATGGTCATAAGAACTACATATGCTTTGAAAATGGTTGTTTGTGTATTAAGGATATGACTATCAAGCATCCAGATATATGGACAGCCATGAGTTCCTAGGGAGGTGTACTCTATGGATGGTAAttcattattatttaaatttttcacagttaaaatacaagtaatttttatttgcatgctgAGGAAGTCTATCCTTCTGATTTTCAAATGCAGCATTTTGACTAACAATTACTTTAAATAAACGTTTGGTTTAGCTTTCTGTCTAACACATGGACTGTAGTTGAAAACAgggttttgtgctttgtttttattttagttatAGACCTCAACGTAGCAGAGAGACAGCTTTGCATCAGTGTGGAGGCTTGCTCAATTCGGTTGCCACCCCCTGAGGTATAAAACAGTTACATTTTCTGTTACTGTATTTGTCTGACTAatctttatcttcttttttgttaGTTGACTTGCAATTAGCATGATGGGGATAGAAGTGCTTATTTCTGATTGTGTTAAGACAGTTACAATATTCATTAACTATCTGCATCTGTTCTGAGTGCGTAACATCCGTATTATATCTATATTGATGCATTCTGGCAAGCATTGTAAAATTGAGATTCTAGCCTAATTAAGAGACCTTTTGAAAAATGCTAACAGAGTATAGTAGTGAAGTGCCTTTATGATTCTAGATTTCCTTCTAGCAGTATTTTCTAGAGGGGTATCACTGTCTCACTGTAATACATAGACAGTTTTGAGTAACATCTTAAAAGTGAAGCTACAAGTAAGTTGTCAGCACTATGTTTAATGTCCCTGTATATAATTATTCTGGAATCTGCTTCATTTTCTATGCAGCTTCCAAAATACTGGAGCAGCCTGAACTACACTGCTTGTAAGCATAATTAATAAATCGCTTAAGAAGTGATGGTTGACCTTGAAAAATTACCATCCTTTCTGAACATCCATGTCACCGTTGTGGAGTACGTTCATACATACAGGGCATATTTCTCAGACTTGATGGTTTTGTCCAAAATAAGTATTTCTGATGCAAATTCCTCTGTCTTACAATAGAAGAATAGGATTTGTTCTGTGACCTAGCTGGACAGCATAAGAATTGAAGCAATCCAATTCCAGAATGACATAAAGCAATGATAGAAGCAATCATCATGTGGCTTTATTATCAGTTTGatcatttaaatacttttttaaaatagaaatggccagatttttttttagtgaataaATGCAAACCCTGGGAgaccacagagagagaaaatgtttCTTGTATCTCAGTGGTTGATTGGCCCCTACAGACAAATACTTTCACATTGTGAAGATGTGTGGTGTTTTTTGACTTCTCACGGGGTGAAACTATATTGTCCCATTAATTCTATTGCTGGGATCTTTGCACTTGATTAGGCAAGGTGGCATATGCAGTTACTAGACTGTCAGGCATAGGTTTCTGCCTTGAATTTTAAAAACGTGCATGGAAGTGAGACAGTTCTTAGTCTTAGAAATTCCTTCTGTACTCTTACTTATTAAAACACTTCAAATAAAGTTTAAATCTCACTGatttaaataacttttaaacCTTGTACTTGGATAACTTTTGGAAGTGTAGGCTCTACAAATGATAGTATGCAATTTGGTAATGGGAATATCTTCTGAAATAAGCAGTCCGTGAGAGCTGATAAAAGAATAATAATGTATAAGCTTCAGTGTATTGTGATACAcaagtatttttgaaaattttaattttgtacaggtgtgaaaatatttgcaagtaacttttttttttttttctgtttcaagctGGGAGATTTTGATATTTCAGCAAACACATTGAAGCTGTTTAACAGTGATGAAAATACAGTTATTCACCAACATTCCATATTAAGTAACTGGTGCTATGTTTTGCCAAGGTAGGAGTCTGTTTACATTTCAGCAGAAACAAGTATTTCCTGGAATGCTGGCCATAGAAATTGTGAATTTGATACTAGTGATAAGAACACTTCTGTTTTACAGTCTGTTTTACATCcaggaatctttcttttttacttttatggTCTCAATGTTatggaaaacaagaaagaaaaaatagtaggTCATAAATTACacctttaaatattatttaacttTTAGTAATCTGCTACTTCTGTGATATGCAAGAGCATTAATTTTTCTCAAATATAATTTTATCAGGAAGtgtcaatttaaagaaaaaacatatttacaCCTTTGCCACAAACTATGTCTATTTTCACCTACGATTTTCATGATAAAAATATGAGAAATAAtgatgcatttgcttttgttctgcATTCCCTGGTAGTGAGTATTACAGACAAGAGAAATTAGACTTGTAGGTACCAAGTTCTTTTCCATATTGCTGTTGTTCTGTCATAAACTTACAAGCTAAAGGTATTAGTACTCAAATcataaaaataatccagaaataCTTTCAATGCCAAACATAacattaacttttttaaaaaaagtccacTATATGTCCAGCTAAGTTTTATGACAACCTTTCTAAGCATCCTTTCTTTACCCATGCACAGCATGAAAATGGGTCAAATCATAAACATCAGCCACATAATTCCTCCAGAATCTCCTTTCCGTTCATATGAAGAACTTCAAATCCACTGGAAGAATCTGGTAAGAAATAATAtacactttcttttttcccttccttttttgtACCTGTTGAATTTGTATTTGTAACACGTGTTTGTGGATTTTTTGAAGTATGGATATATTCTTCCAGAGGATCTTGACGAGACAAAAATATACTTCAGTATTTACTTCAGGCCAATAGGGGAAAAGTTCTTTACGTATCCTTTCAGAATACTTTTGTACATTTCCTCAAGTACAATTCTAGTGAAgatctaatttttcatttttgattgtgtcacattttcttcttccataaTTTCATAGAAGTCTCTGAAGAATTGTTTCATTAGACAAATTGGAACAAAATATTTAGTGAAGTCTCTTTGTCCTAGTATTGAATAATAGTAAGTCGAATAGATCAGTTTGCATCACAGCTTCTGTAAACGTGATAATGCCACGCTAAGTGGTGATGTAAAAGGAAGAGTTAAATTCCTGTAAAAATATGGTCAACGaagatttgttttaaagagaATTTTCCTGCTTGGAAAGACTAGACTAAGGATTACTTACATTGAGTAATTTTTACTATGGTAGACTAGCGTGGTATAATCATGTTGAAGTCCTGTAACTTTATAAACTTCAGTACCTTAAGAAAGTAAGTGCTTTTGTTCACCTTTTGGAAAAAACTTTAGACAGGTTCATGCTTTCTTCTCAATGAAGATGATTCATaattacagaaatgtaaagaaaCTTGTTGTGTATCCCTGAACACTTACTCAGGTATCCTTTAAATTGCATTCGAAGTCAGCCAGTGCAGTATTTCCCTAGAATGAATTCAGAAAGTGTGCTGAACTCTTTTCTTTCTGACATGAAGCGTAATCTTTCACATCTATGTGGATTTCCAGTAAAGATGACAAGTAAAGCACTTTATGCTACGCAGGAACTCTCCAGGGCTCTGGTGCgtgtaaggttttttttttataaacatgcTAGTGGCATGTACTTTGTTCATGGTATGAAGTGGGCTTTATTGTATTCAGAACATAGTAAGAGCATAAAACTATGTTTTTCATGACAGCTATCAGTCAAGTAACTTTTCATTAAATGTGTAACTAAATATTATATTGCTGTTTGCCATTGTTGTGGTGTTGTTCACATCACAAATACATTAAAACATTGGACTTAGTGTTAATTAGTTGCTATCAATATTTGCAATTCTATAGACTTTATTTTATGGTTGGATATCCAGAACTTTCTCACACCTCTTCCTccataataacaataataatattacaattattttttaaaaaataatcaaagaaaaaTCCAAAGTTCTGTGGACTTAGGCATTTAAAAACAGTCAAGCTGTAGGATTTATTCCATGGCTGGTGATGGAAAGGAGGCAAGCAGTCAAAACTCCTTTAATTTGAGTTTGCAACAAAGGCTGAGACTCAGATTTCTTTGGTAGTAGCgtgtgaaagaagaaatgaagtaatTAATTCTGAACAAAGAATAGTGACAGAAAttgcagacattttaaaatactgtaatcCTCTTTCAGAAAGCAGTTCCTGTTTGTCTCTTCAGTGATCAAAGCTAGAATGGCTCCACATCCAAACTGTCTTTTGCTCAGACTACAGATGCCCTTAGAAGTCTTAAGAGATGAGGAGCCCTGTTAGTCAAACTCTCTGCAGACCCCCTCAAAAGGGGTAGGCATCACCCGGTAGGAAAGCACTAAACCAAGATAATGACTGTAATTTAAGTCTTTCCTTCTGAGAGATACGATATTCCAGCATAGCTTATAAACAAAGAACTGAGGGGAGGAGAAAACAAATCTTCCTTTATACAGACaacaaaatattgttttaaaaatatggttCATTCTAattcaaaacaggaaaatgtaTAGTTATGTATTGTGATGTTTATTAGGTAGATATCATATAGTGATGCATTAGATGGCACTATCAGATTTTTAAATCGAGTTCATTCAATTTAGCAACTCTTACTGTATTGCAGGAAATAAAATCTAAGCACATGAAATTGGCTGGTGAGATGGTTTGTGTAGCTTCTGTAACGCAGGCTCCTCCAAGGAAACAGTCTTTGCCTAGAATTTCTTCACCGTGCAGCACGGAGAACAGCCACAGGATGGAGCGCTGGATCAAAGAGCCAGAAACGCGCTCTCACTCGAGTAGCTCTAAGGGTACAGAAAGGGCTAGCGTTGAAGCCACAGAGAAATCAGTGAGTAACAGGCAGACACCAGGAATACCAGAGTTACCAGCTGTGAAACCTTTAGGGATGCCTGTAAATTCAGCCTTTGAGCTCCCCCTCAAAAAAGTCAGCAAAATTATACCAATTTTCAAAGGAAAGTTGATGCAAATGAATGGAAAGACCACAAATCAAATGgatgggaagaaaagagaaaatgctgaaAGATGTTCCCCAGCAAAAATGATGGGCGTTTCATCTTCTATGCTGACTGCGCATAAGTCCAGCATAACTCAGGTTTACAAGCCCGTTCAAAATATGTCTGTCAAAAATCCTACTCATAGCGGTGTACTTCAGGTAATGAACACAAAAACATACGCAAAACATGGTATACCCATATTTCGATGGAGAACAGAGTCCAGGGGACAAATGACTACTTCTGATTTTTCTGATAACTCACCTTCAGGTGGGGGTTCAAGTGAAGACAGTCATAAAAAGGCAAATTCTCCTTCTGTGCTGAAGAATTTTGGGTCAGTGCTTCAGAAATCTAACATCAATCTGAGTCTGAATACATACGCATCTCCTACTTCCAGtgcaagcaggggaaaaaagtttgcAAGTCAAAACATCGTGCAAGTTCTTGAGAAACAACACCAGTCAAAGAAAGTACATTTGCAGATTTGTAAATTAGACAATGAAACAACAGATTCCAGTTTATCACAGGCACAAAGAAAGAGATCAAATGAAGGAGCAGGGTTAAATATTCATGAATCTGTCTTAAATGTGTGCATCGccaaaaatgaaggaaataaagCAGCATGCCATTCTAAGGACTACATTGCTAAGACAACTAGTTGTCATTCCAAATCCAACTTTGAACAGGTATGGTAAATAACAGGGCTCATTCTCACTGGTTCTCACAAATTCAGTATATTCTAAAACAATGTTAAGCAGTAAAGAGCATGACTTTCATCATGCTTTACCATCATTCTCAATACAGTTTTCGAAAATTTCCAGTATGAAAGTTAATGTTTTCAGCCACTGCTGCTTTTCATCTGAAAGGAAGGGTGATTTACAGTGTTGTCCAAGATACGCACTTTTTATTATTTGGGACTTTTAAGGTGGGATAattagttttctttaaaacagtTTATCAGTTTATCAAGATTTGTGTGAGGTTAACATGGTGAAATTTTCGGTGTTCAGTCTGTTTTCATATGAAACCGTGTTAATGAACAGCTCCTGGAAGGAGTCTCAAACTTCATCAGTTGTGTAGCACTGACTGCAGTGTGTGCAAAGTGCTGTGCTGTTAGACAAACTGGGAAGTTTTGCAAACACAAGTTGCAACAGGAAAAATTCCTACTgggcagaaggaaaaatattcttcagaGGGTGGTTAAGTGCTGGAACAAGTGACacaagagaggttgtggagtggTTATCCTTTCAGATTCTCAAAACTTGATTAGATGAGGCACAAAGCAGTGtgatctaactttgaagttaGCTCTGTTTTGAGTAAAAGTTATGGTTATATGACCACTAGAGGTACTTTACAACctaaattttctgtgtttctgtctgcATTTCAATAAAGTAAATAACTGAGCTGATTTCAATGCAGTTTTTAT
This region includes:
- the C3H18orf63 gene encoding uncharacterized protein C18orf63 homolog, giving the protein MSSTRHQSLFFASLPELQKLCATTVTLSSQIPENETRSTQIKICRQLLFLHQDILSAPVIGTLNQISVVMAIPFYKSGICQAYVEKHGATLEAPQTVSPVVLQTCLSYTLTARLAPRWNKAGHLLVQGEDFLSHSGRQNAVVIDLNVAERQLCISVEACSIRLPPPELGDFDISANTLKLFNSDENTVIHQHSILSNWCYVLPSMKMGQIINISHIIPPESPFRSYEELQIHWKNLYGYILPEDLDETKIYFSIYFRPIGEKFFTYPLNCIRSQPVQYFPRMNSESVLNSFLSDMKRNLSHLCGFPVKMTSKALYATQELSRALVREIKSKHMKLAGEMVCVASVTQAPPRKQSLPRISSPCSTENSHRMERWIKEPETRSHSSSSKGTERASVEATEKSVSNRQTPGIPELPAVKPLGMPVNSAFELPLKKVSKIIPIFKGKLMQMNGKTTNQMDGKKRENAERCSPAKMMGVSSSMLTAHKSSITQVYKPVQNMSVKNPTHSGVLQVMNTKTYAKHGIPIFRWRTESRGQMTTSDFSDNSPSGGGSSEDSHKKANSPSVLKNFGSVLQKSNINLSLNTYASPTSSASRGKKFASQNIVQVLEKQHQSKKVHLQICKLDNETTDSSLSQAQRKRSNEGAGLNIHESVLNVCIAKNEGNKAACHSKDYIAKTTSCHSKSNFEQMTIGNEYLTCETLTSKLTSSIKESNVEASVKKRCARRGQKEEGYSKLNKAKRSKPSI